The Streptomyces seoulensis genome contains a region encoding:
- a CDS encoding PQQ-binding-like beta-propeller repeat protein, giving the protein MTDQPPSGPPQDQPPTPPAPPVPPAGAQPVYGYPQAPPPQPQPGYGYPAQPQQPGYGYPAQPPTVVADDGTRARENRAITLIVLAAVVAIGLIIGSGVWYARSSDAGGTAHSGGGRNGTATATGGKEKVPDNPAADVAFKVPEPKTEENVVTTPGSWLSGRVYAKTGIAEITGYDPDDGTKKWTLKLPGPVCAATEHLTADGRTGILYQPSMPTKTDRAGCTQVAGIDVRAGTKLWTRSVGTGDFATQFSNVTVAGKTVAVGGLGGGAAWDIGTGKVLWQPKPGDDCKDSGYGGGTRLVAVRKCGTYGNRTLSIQNIDPTSGKVISEYKMGAGIEYAGIISTDPLVVGADAGHSASGGSGVSDYFSLDNRTGRLLARIPVPGDTYDGECDTITVVEACKGVIAGQGKLFLATKEHKGSGKSSRTNEIVAFDLATGKQTGQRAAAGEDYELFPLRMDGGNLIAYKKPPYDKGGQVVSIDGGTFRSTTLMELPPDMAEPRVQTGLLPGLAEYRYAQGKLFMAAPNAAKPLGSFDKDKNCVVAFATRD; this is encoded by the coding sequence ATGACCGACCAGCCGCCCTCCGGCCCGCCCCAGGACCAGCCGCCCACCCCGCCGGCGCCACCCGTCCCGCCCGCCGGCGCCCAGCCCGTGTACGGCTACCCGCAGGCACCCCCGCCGCAGCCGCAGCCCGGTTACGGCTACCCCGCCCAGCCCCAGCAGCCGGGCTACGGCTACCCCGCCCAGCCGCCCACGGTCGTCGCGGACGACGGCACCCGGGCCAGGGAGAACCGCGCCATCACCCTGATCGTCCTCGCGGCCGTCGTCGCCATCGGGCTGATCATCGGCTCCGGCGTCTGGTACGCCCGTTCCTCCGACGCGGGCGGCACCGCGCACTCCGGCGGCGGCAGGAACGGCACCGCCACCGCGACCGGCGGCAAGGAGAAGGTGCCGGACAACCCGGCCGCCGACGTCGCCTTCAAGGTCCCGGAGCCCAAGACCGAGGAGAACGTCGTCACCACGCCGGGCTCCTGGCTGAGCGGGCGGGTCTACGCCAAGACGGGCATCGCCGAGATCACCGGCTACGACCCGGACGACGGCACCAAGAAGTGGACGCTCAAGCTCCCCGGCCCGGTCTGCGCGGCCACCGAGCACCTCACCGCCGACGGCCGCACGGGCATCCTCTACCAGCCCTCGATGCCGACCAAGACCGACCGCGCCGGCTGCACCCAGGTCGCGGGGATCGACGTCCGTGCCGGCACCAAGCTGTGGACCAGGTCCGTCGGCACGGGTGACTTCGCCACCCAGTTCTCCAACGTCACCGTCGCCGGGAAGACCGTCGCGGTCGGCGGCCTCGGCGGCGGCGCCGCCTGGGACATCGGCACCGGCAAGGTGCTCTGGCAGCCCAAGCCCGGCGACGACTGCAAGGACTCGGGATACGGCGGCGGCACCAGGCTGGTCGCGGTGCGCAAGTGCGGCACCTACGGCAACCGCACCCTGAGCATCCAGAACATCGACCCCACCTCGGGCAAGGTGATCTCCGAGTACAAGATGGGTGCCGGCATCGAGTACGCGGGCATCATCTCCACCGACCCGCTGGTGGTCGGCGCCGACGCCGGGCACAGCGCGAGCGGCGGCAGCGGCGTCTCGGACTACTTCTCCCTCGACAACCGCACCGGCAGGCTGCTGGCCCGTATCCCGGTGCCCGGCGACACCTACGACGGCGAGTGCGACACCATCACCGTCGTCGAGGCGTGCAAGGGCGTCATCGCGGGCCAGGGCAAGCTGTTCCTGGCGACCAAGGAGCACAAGGGCAGCGGGAAGAGCAGCCGCACCAACGAGATCGTGGCCTTCGACCTCGCCACCGGCAAGCAGACCGGCCAGCGCGCCGCGGCCGGCGAGGACTACGAACTGTTCCCGCTCCGCATGGACGGCGGCAACCTGATCGCGTACAAGAAGCCGCCGTACGACAAGGGCGGCCAGGTCGTCAGCATCGACGGCGGGACCTTCCGGTCCACGACGCTGATGGAGCTGCCCCCCGACATGGCCGAGCCCCGCGTCCAGACCGGTCTGCTGCCCGGCCTCGCGGAGTACCGGTACGCGCAGGGCAAGCTCTTCATGGCGGCGCCGAACGCGGCCAAGCCGCTCGGGAGCTTCGACAAGGACAAGAACTGCGTGGTGGCCTTCGCCACCCGCGACTGA
- a CDS encoding helix-turn-helix transcriptional regulator: MGVRLMVVDDHRLLAEALASALKLRGHRVLAAAAPAAGAAELVISRAPEVCLLGTAAPAEPGAFDPVARIKRERPQVAVVVLGPVPSPRGIAAAFAAGAAGYVRHDERIEGVERAIMKARSGEAAVAPQLLQGAFAELLNPAVQPDDEGQRLLRLLTPREVEVLVRVADGEDTRLIAAGMGIAPSTARTHVQRVLMKLGVGSRLEAAALAARTGLLDRAGAAPHTTEPEL; encoded by the coding sequence ATGGGTGTGCGGCTCATGGTCGTCGACGACCACCGCCTGCTGGCGGAGGCGTTGGCGTCGGCGCTGAAGCTGCGCGGGCACCGGGTGCTCGCGGCGGCCGCGCCGGCCGCGGGCGCGGCCGAGCTGGTGATATCGCGGGCGCCCGAGGTGTGCCTGCTGGGCACGGCGGCACCCGCCGAGCCGGGCGCCTTCGACCCGGTGGCCCGCATCAAGCGGGAGCGCCCGCAGGTGGCCGTGGTCGTCCTGGGCCCGGTGCCCTCCCCGCGCGGCATCGCGGCCGCCTTCGCGGCGGGCGCCGCCGGGTACGTACGGCACGACGAGCGCATCGAGGGCGTCGAGCGGGCCATCATGAAGGCCAGGTCCGGTGAGGCCGCCGTCGCCCCGCAACTGCTCCAGGGCGCCTTCGCGGAACTGCTGAACCCGGCCGTCCAGCCCGACGACGAGGGCCAGCGGCTGCTCAGGCTGCTCACCCCGCGCGAGGTGGAGGTGCTGGTCCGGGTCGCCGACGGCGAGGACACCCGGCTGATCGCGGCCGGTATGGGGATAGCGCCCAGCACCGCCCGCACCCATGTGCAGCGGGTGCTGATGAAGCTCGGCGTCGGGTCCCGGCTGGAGGCGGCCGCCCTCGCGGCCCGCACCGGCCTGCTGGACCGCGCCGGTGCCGCCCCGCACACGACGGAGCCGGAGCTGTAG
- a CDS encoding sodium:solute symporter family protein, which yields MQTPPTGPAPLAAGPSYLAAELRLPTNWLDYTILAIYFVVVLGIGFAARRSVKTSLDFFLSGRSLPAWITGLAFISANLAATEILGMAANSAQYGAYTVHWYWIGAIPAMVFLGLVMMPFYYGSKVRSVPEFLLLRFDKAAHLLSSILFAFAAILIAGVNLYALAIVVEALLGWPQWVAIVVAGAFVLGYITLGGLSSAIYNEVLQFFVILAALIPITILGLKKAGGWDGLTHKLDAAHGANFTTAWGGTGIGSANPLGANWLTIVLGLGFVLSFGYWTTNFAEVQRALSAKNLSASKRTPLIAAYPKIFIVFLVMIPGLVAAALVPKIGQPGSGLQYNDAIPYLMQELLPNGVLGIAVTGLLAAFMAGMAANVSSFNTVFTTDIWARYVKPDQEDAYYVRFGRWITVIGVAASVGTAFLASSFSNIMSYLQTLFSFFNVPMFVVFIVGMFWKRASAKSGFWGLLAGTATAMVNYFVFYKEGIISIPSDQGANFVSAIAGFVAGAVVMVAVSLFTKPKPAEELQGLVYGTSSPGMSEAPAEGDDAWYRKPALLGWGAVVLAAACYIPFSF from the coding sequence ATGCAGACCCCCCCGACCGGACCCGCGCCCCTGGCGGCGGGCCCCAGCTATCTGGCGGCGGAGCTACGGCTCCCCACCAACTGGCTCGACTACACGATCCTGGCCATCTACTTCGTCGTGGTTCTCGGCATCGGCTTCGCGGCCCGCCGCTCGGTGAAGACCAGCCTGGACTTCTTCCTCTCCGGACGCTCGCTGCCCGCCTGGATCACCGGCCTCGCCTTCATCTCGGCGAACCTGGCGGCCACCGAGATCCTGGGCATGGCGGCCAACAGCGCCCAGTACGGCGCCTACACCGTGCACTGGTACTGGATCGGCGCCATCCCGGCCATGGTCTTCCTGGGCCTGGTGATGATGCCCTTCTACTACGGCAGCAAGGTCCGCTCGGTCCCCGAGTTCCTGCTGCTGCGCTTCGACAAGGCAGCCCACCTGCTCAGTTCGATCCTGTTCGCCTTCGCCGCCATCCTCATCGCGGGCGTGAACCTGTACGCGCTGGCAATCGTGGTGGAGGCCCTGCTCGGCTGGCCGCAGTGGGTGGCCATCGTGGTGGCGGGTGCCTTCGTGCTCGGCTACATCACGCTGGGCGGCCTGTCCTCGGCGATCTACAACGAGGTGCTCCAGTTCTTCGTGATCCTGGCCGCCCTCATCCCGATCACCATCCTCGGCCTGAAGAAGGCCGGCGGCTGGGACGGCCTGACCCACAAGCTGGACGCGGCCCACGGCGCCAACTTCACCACCGCGTGGGGCGGCACCGGAATCGGCAGCGCCAACCCGCTGGGCGCCAACTGGCTGACCATCGTGCTGGGTCTCGGCTTCGTGCTGTCCTTCGGCTACTGGACGACCAACTTCGCCGAGGTGCAGCGCGCGCTGTCCGCGAAGAACCTCTCCGCCTCCAAGCGCACCCCGCTGATCGCGGCCTACCCGAAGATCTTCATCGTCTTCCTGGTGATGATCCCCGGCCTGGTCGCCGCCGCCCTGGTGCCGAAGATCGGCCAGCCCGGCTCCGGGCTCCAGTACAACGACGCGATCCCCTACCTGATGCAGGAGCTGCTGCCCAACGGCGTGCTCGGCATCGCGGTCACCGGTCTGCTCGCCGCGTTCATGGCGGGCATGGCGGCCAACGTGTCGTCCTTCAACACGGTGTTCACCACCGACATCTGGGCCCGCTACGTGAAGCCGGACCAGGAGGACGCCTACTACGTCCGCTTCGGCCGCTGGATCACCGTGATCGGTGTCGCCGCCTCGGTCGGCACGGCGTTCCTGGCGTCGTCGTTCTCGAACATCATGAGCTACCTCCAGACGCTGTTCTCCTTCTTCAACGTCCCGATGTTCGTGGTCTTCATCGTCGGCATGTTCTGGAAGCGCGCCTCGGCCAAGTCCGGCTTCTGGGGTCTGCTCGCCGGCACCGCGACCGCGATGGTCAACTACTTCGTGTTCTACAAGGAGGGCATCATCTCGATCCCCTCCGACCAGGGCGCCAACTTCGTCTCCGCCATCGCCGGCTTCGTGGCGGGCGCGGTCGTGATGGTCGCGGTGTCGCTGTTCACCAAGCCCAAGCCGGCCGAGGAACTCCAGGGCCTGGTCTACGGCACCAGCTCGCCGGGCATGTCCGAGGCGCCCGCCGAGGGCGACGACGCCTGGTACCGCAAGCCCGCCCTGCTCGGCTGGGGCGCGGTCGTCCTGGCCGCCGCCTGCTACATCCCGTTCTCGTTCTGA
- the galT gene encoding galactose-1-phosphate uridylyltransferase produces MKKTSTRLADGRELVYYDLADDTVRDAVDRRPLDPTVTASEIRRDPLLGDSVAVASHRQGRTYHPPADECPLCPSRDGRLSEIPDSGYDVVVFENRFPSLAGDSGRCEVVCFTSDHDASFASLTDEQARLVLEAWTDRTAELSHLPSVKQVFCFENRGAEIGVTLGHPHGQIYAYPFVTPRTALMLRSLAEHKARTGGENLFDTVLERELAGDRVVLEGEHWAAFVPFAAHWPYEVHLYPKRRVPDLLALDEAARTEFPQVYLELLRRFDRIFGRQEGEGSTVDEPPTPYIAAWHQAPFGELTGFDGVTRDDFALHLELFTIRRTSGKLKFLAGSESGMNVFINDVPPERAAERLREVASS; encoded by the coding sequence GTGAAGAAGACCTCGACCCGGCTGGCCGACGGGCGTGAGCTGGTCTACTACGACCTGGCGGACGACACGGTCCGCGACGCCGTCGACCGGCGCCCGCTGGACCCCACGGTTACCGCCTCCGAGATCCGCCGGGACCCGCTGCTCGGCGACTCGGTCGCGGTCGCCTCCCACCGACAGGGCCGCACCTACCACCCCCCGGCCGACGAGTGCCCGCTCTGCCCCAGCCGGGACGGCCGGCTCAGCGAGATCCCGGACTCGGGCTACGACGTGGTCGTCTTCGAGAACCGCTTCCCCTCCCTCGCCGGCGACTCCGGCCGCTGCGAGGTCGTCTGCTTCACCTCCGACCACGACGCGTCCTTCGCCTCCCTCACCGACGAGCAGGCCCGGCTGGTGCTGGAGGCGTGGACCGACCGCACCGCCGAGCTGTCGCATCTGCCCTCCGTGAAGCAGGTCTTCTGTTTCGAGAACCGGGGCGCCGAGATCGGGGTGACGCTGGGTCATCCCCACGGCCAGATCTACGCCTACCCGTTCGTCACCCCCCGCACCGCGCTCATGCTCCGCTCGCTCGCCGAGCACAAGGCGCGGACCGGCGGGGAGAACCTCTTCGACACCGTCCTGGAACGGGAACTCGCGGGGGACCGGGTCGTCCTTGAGGGTGAACACTGGGCGGCCTTCGTCCCGTTCGCCGCGCACTGGCCCTACGAGGTCCACCTGTACCCCAAGCGCCGGGTGCCCGATCTGCTCGCTCTCGACGAGGCCGCGCGCACAGAGTTCCCCCAGGTCTATCTGGAACTCTTGAGGCGCTTCGACCGGATCTTCGGGCGGCAGGAGGGGGAGGGGAGCACCGTGGACGAACCGCCGACGCCGTACATCGCGGCCTGGCACCAGGCGCCGTTCGGTGAACTCACCGGCTTCGACGGGGTGACACGCGACGACTTCGCACTCCACCTGGAGCTTTTCACCATCCGCCGCACTTCCGGCAAGCTGAAGTTCCTCGCCGGTTCCGAATCCGGCATGAACGTCTTCATCAACGACGTGCCGCCGGAGCGCGCGGCCGAGCGACTGCGAGAGGTAGCGAGTTCATGA